One window from the genome of Gimesia aquarii encodes:
- a CDS encoding cytochrome-c peroxidase, whose product MAVAKHFRVTQAFLASVALILVLMCSISGVWAEEEVIKVPAGLPPIEFPEDNPPTAEKIALGKQLYFDKRLSRDNTISCASCHASEKGYSNADQFATGFKGQKGGRNSPTVINAAYNRFHFWDGRAGSLEEQALGPIANPIEMNLTLKEAVDRINAIPGYKKQFQKVFGSDATADTIAKAIATYERTILSGDAPYDRFKAGDKKALSESAQRGMKLFFGKASCSACHAGPNFTDNAFHNIGVGMDAKKPDTGRKAVSKLGGDHGSFKTPTLRDIARSAPYMHDGSMQTLKEVVEHYNKGGVPNEFLDEEIFKLNLSPQEVNDLVTFMKEGLASSKYPEHKAPELPK is encoded by the coding sequence ATGGCTGTCGCAAAACATTTCAGAGTGACGCAAGCATTTTTGGCGAGCGTTGCCTTAATATTGGTTCTCATGTGCAGCATTTCTGGAGTGTGGGCAGAAGAAGAGGTAATCAAAGTTCCCGCTGGTTTGCCTCCCATCGAGTTCCCTGAAGATAATCCCCCCACGGCGGAAAAGATTGCATTGGGCAAACAGTTGTACTTTGACAAACGTTTATCACGAGATAACACTATTTCGTGTGCCAGTTGCCATGCTTCCGAGAAGGGATACAGTAATGCAGATCAGTTTGCGACTGGTTTCAAAGGGCAAAAAGGAGGCCGTAATTCTCCCACTGTGATCAACGCCGCCTATAATCGGTTTCATTTCTGGGATGGTCGTGCTGGCTCATTAGAAGAGCAGGCATTAGGGCCTATTGCCAATCCGATCGAAATGAATCTGACACTGAAGGAAGCCGTTGATCGCATTAATGCCATTCCTGGTTACAAGAAACAATTTCAAAAAGTTTTTGGCTCTGACGCTACCGCTGATACCATCGCCAAAGCAATTGCCACGTATGAACGTACGATTCTCTCGGGAGATGCTCCCTATGATCGCTTTAAGGCTGGGGATAAAAAGGCACTTTCCGAATCTGCACAACGGGGCATGAAACTCTTTTTCGGAAAAGCCTCGTGTAGTGCCTGTCACGCGGGACCGAATTTTACCGACAACGCCTTTCATAATATTGGTGTGGGGATGGACGCGAAAAAGCCGGATACCGGACGTAAAGCCGTTAGTAAACTGGGAGGCGATCACGGAAGTTTCAAAACACCAACATTACGCGATATTGCCCGATCTGCGCCTTATATGCACGATGGCAGCATGCAGACTTTGAAAGAAGTCGTAGAACACTATAATAAAGGTGGTGTTCCTAACGAATTTCTTGATGAAGAAATTTTCAAATTGAATTTATCCCCTCAGGAGGTCAATGATTTGGTGACCTTCATGAAAGAAGGCTTGGCCAGTTCAAAATATCCTGAGCATAAAGCACCTGAACTACCAAAATAG
- a CDS encoding NHL repeat-containing protein, whose protein sequence is MQWNLHLILKASACCLTALCLTAGSNLLIADEKGDKKGDEKKGAAKKEEPKKEAAKKEDPKKDAKKPAPKKEAPKKEEPKKPAVTVKTLVTNLENPSGIAIQDGTGHVFVASRYGVYRYDAKGKTVDLEIAGYPTDVYGKGPKYNIGPLGLAFLNKDHLVVGDGSRPDGSELVRIYKVGDKPLAKWVKEDSAAQTLGPIKAGDKTAKGEGNFYGVAVGGGNIFVTCNGDDTKGWVAKSVVKDGKAGPLELTIATKEATNVDAPVAITFSPDGKQLVIGQMGEMNVPNDALLTFYDPATGKLNKSLKTGLSDIAGLAYSPKTKKLYATDFSWVDTKKGGLFELKIDGDKVTTEKIIALDKPAAIAFDKDGNLYLTTFGTQGKDPEKSPGSLAMIKAGL, encoded by the coding sequence ATGCAGTGGAATTTACACCTAATCTTGAAAGCAAGTGCTTGCTGCCTCACAGCGTTATGCCTGACCGCTGGAAGTAATCTACTGATCGCCGATGAAAAAGGTGATAAAAAAGGCGACGAGAAAAAGGGAGCCGCTAAAAAAGAAGAACCTAAAAAAGAGGCTGCTAAAAAGGAAGATCCTAAGAAAGATGCAAAAAAGCCAGCTCCCAAAAAAGAAGCACCAAAGAAAGAAGAGCCTAAAAAGCCTGCTGTGACCGTCAAAACTCTGGTTACCAACCTGGAAAATCCGAGCGGGATTGCTATTCAGGATGGAACCGGTCATGTCTTTGTTGCCAGTCGTTATGGCGTTTATCGCTATGACGCTAAAGGCAAAACCGTTGATCTGGAAATTGCCGGTTACCCAACCGATGTTTATGGAAAAGGTCCGAAGTACAATATCGGTCCCCTGGGCTTGGCATTTTTGAATAAAGACCATTTGGTTGTCGGCGATGGTAGCCGTCCCGACGGTTCAGAACTCGTTCGTATTTACAAAGTAGGCGATAAGCCTCTTGCAAAATGGGTCAAAGAAGATTCAGCCGCTCAGACTCTTGGTCCTATCAAGGCTGGTGACAAAACCGCCAAAGGAGAAGGTAACTTTTATGGAGTTGCCGTTGGTGGTGGAAATATCTTTGTTACTTGTAACGGAGATGATACCAAGGGCTGGGTTGCCAAATCTGTTGTCAAAGATGGTAAAGCGGGGCCTTTGGAACTCACTATCGCAACCAAGGAAGCTACCAATGTAGATGCACCGGTTGCCATTACATTCTCTCCGGATGGAAAACAACTTGTGATTGGTCAGATGGGTGAAATGAATGTCCCCAACGACGCTTTGTTGACGTTCTATGATCCTGCTACAGGAAAGCTCAACAAAAGTTTGAAAACCGGTTTAAGTGATATCGCCGGTTTAGCGTATAGCCCCAAGACCAAAAAGTTATATGCGACTGATTTCTCCTGGGTTGACACCAAAAAGGGAGGATTGTTTGAACTGAAAATTGATGGCGATAAAGTGACAACCGAAAAAATTATTGCCCTCGATAAACCTGCGGCCATTGCTTTTGATAAAGATGGCAATCTTTATCTGACGACTTTTGGAACTCAGGGGAAAGATCCTGAAAAATCACCTGGTTCACTGGCAATGATTAAAGCCGGTCTCTAA
- a CDS encoding peroxiredoxin yields MTAQVMHPAPDFCLQGYDRSSDSFKDYKLEDYKGKWVCLFFYPLDFTFVCPTELVAFNEALGEFESRNCQVLTASTDSKYSHKGWCDADPQLAGLKYPMLADGTHQLSKDYGVLKEDAGIAVRGIFLIDPEGVCQWLAIHGLSVGRNVEEVVRVLDALQTGENVPCNWKKGDKTL; encoded by the coding sequence ATGACAGCTCAAGTAATGCACCCCGCTCCTGATTTTTGTTTGCAGGGTTATGATCGTAGCAGCGATTCATTCAAAGATTACAAACTGGAAGACTACAAAGGAAAATGGGTTTGCCTCTTTTTCTATCCGTTGGACTTCACGTTTGTTTGTCCTACCGAATTAGTTGCGTTCAACGAAGCACTCGGTGAATTCGAAAGTCGTAATTGCCAGGTTCTGACTGCCAGCACAGATAGCAAGTATTCACACAAGGGATGGTGCGATGCTGATCCTCAATTGGCAGGCCTGAAATATCCTATGTTGGCTGATGGCACACATCAGCTTTCCAAGGATTATGGTGTCCTGAAAGAGGATGCCGGTATCGCTGTTCGTGGTATTTTCCTGATTGATCCGGAAGGTGTCTGTCAGTGGTTAGCGATTCACGGATTAAGTGTAGGACGAAATGTCGAAGAAGTTGTTCGAGTTCTTGATGCTCTCCAGACAGGCGAAAATGTTCCCTGTAACTGGAAAAAAGGTGACAAGACACTTTAA
- a CDS encoding SDR family oxidoreductase — MKNAVIITGGGRGIGAATSVLAAQKGYSVCVNYRSNEMSANDVVSEIQRAGGEAIAVQADISVEADVERLFQTVDDRLGTLTALVNNAGILEQQMKMQTMTLDRWQRIFNTNVFGSFLCARAAVSRMSQSRGGQGGAIVNVSSLAAYTGSPFEYLDYAASKGALDTFTKGLAKEVAEEGIRVNAVRPGFIATTMHADGGEPNRIERVKAQVPMKRGGTPQEVANAIVWLLSEEASFTTGAFIDVAGGR; from the coding sequence ATGAAAAATGCAGTTATCATTACGGGAGGCGGACGCGGAATTGGCGCGGCGACATCGGTACTAGCCGCTCAAAAAGGATATTCAGTTTGTGTGAATTATCGCAGCAATGAAATGTCTGCCAATGACGTCGTCTCTGAAATCCAGAGAGCGGGCGGTGAAGCAATCGCCGTACAGGCAGATATTTCTGTCGAAGCTGACGTCGAACGATTATTTCAAACTGTCGACGATCGGCTGGGAACTCTGACGGCCCTGGTCAATAACGCAGGAATTCTCGAACAACAGATGAAAATGCAAACCATGACTCTCGATCGCTGGCAGCGCATCTTCAATACAAACGTGTTTGGCAGCTTTCTTTGTGCCCGTGCTGCGGTATCGAGAATGTCGCAATCCCGCGGAGGTCAAGGAGGCGCTATTGTCAATGTTTCCTCTTTGGCAGCATATACGGGTTCTCCCTTTGAGTACCTTGATTATGCTGCTTCCAAAGGTGCACTGGATACATTCACCAAAGGACTGGCTAAGGAAGTCGCAGAAGAAGGGATTCGCGTGAATGCAGTGCGCCCGGGATTCATTGCAACAACAATGCACGCTGATGGAGGCGAACCGAATCGAATCGAACGTGTGAAAGCTCAGGTACCGATGAAACGAGGAGGAACTCCTCAGGAAGTTGCCAATGCGATCGTCTGGTTGTTATCGGAAGAAGCTTCCTTCACAACAGGTGCTTTTATTGATGTCGCAGGCGGGCGATAA
- a CDS encoding ThuA domain-containing protein, which translates to MKRSSLSQVLKLCILILICPVYCLAADKADKKLSVLLIDGQNNHQWQQTTPLLKKILENSGRFEVEVSTTPPSPPRKPRKPKGKLSEGQQKNYEKQLAEWKTKAAQVQQEAPALWKNWRPDFKKYDVVVSNYNGQSWPEEVKQAFDKYVSSGGSFVVVHAADNSFSDWPAYNKMIAVGGWGGRDETSGPMLRLRGDKWIKDTTPGRGGTHGTKIPVVVKVRKPEHPIVKGLPREWMHPADEVYGKLRGPAENVTVLATAYSEPSERGTGEHEPIMMTVDYGKGRVFHTTLGHDTVALQGTGFQITLQRGTEWAATGKVTQPLPNTKWKDNEPTVQAP; encoded by the coding sequence TTGAAACGCTCATCCCTTTCACAAGTGTTGAAATTATGCATTCTTATTTTAATCTGTCCTGTTTATTGCCTTGCGGCAGACAAAGCTGATAAAAAGCTGTCAGTGCTCTTGATCGATGGACAGAATAATCATCAATGGCAACAGACCACGCCTTTGCTCAAAAAGATTCTGGAAAATTCTGGTCGCTTTGAAGTCGAAGTCTCAACCACTCCTCCCAGTCCTCCCAGAAAGCCGCGCAAACCAAAGGGGAAACTGAGTGAGGGCCAACAGAAAAACTACGAGAAGCAGCTTGCGGAATGGAAAACAAAAGCAGCACAAGTCCAACAGGAAGCACCTGCGCTTTGGAAAAACTGGCGTCCTGATTTCAAAAAGTATGACGTAGTTGTCAGTAACTATAATGGTCAGAGTTGGCCTGAAGAAGTCAAACAGGCATTTGATAAATATGTTTCTTCTGGTGGCAGCTTTGTCGTCGTTCATGCCGCCGACAATTCTTTTTCGGATTGGCCCGCATATAACAAAATGATCGCCGTCGGTGGTTGGGGAGGTCGTGATGAAACCTCTGGTCCCATGTTGCGCTTACGTGGTGACAAATGGATTAAAGATACAACTCCTGGCAGGGGGGGGACACATGGCACGAAGATTCCTGTCGTCGTCAAAGTTCGCAAGCCTGAGCACCCCATTGTCAAAGGGTTACCTCGAGAATGGATGCATCCTGCCGATGAAGTCTATGGCAAGTTAAGAGGCCCGGCAGAAAATGTGACTGTGCTAGCGACCGCCTATTCCGAACCGAGTGAACGAGGGACCGGTGAGCATGAGCCGATTATGATGACGGTCGATTATGGAAAAGGTCGTGTGTTCCATACCACGTTGGGACATGATACCGTTGCCCTGCAAGGGACCGGCTTTCAGATTACGCTACAACGGGGAACAGAATGGGCAGCTACGGGGAAAGTCACACAACCACTGCCTAACACAAAATGGAAAGATAACGAACCAACGGTTCAAGCACCATAG
- a CDS encoding carboxypeptidase-like regulatory domain-containing protein produces MSRVQSIGLILLVLNLTGCGNSGPELGVVTGVVFENGSPISGAMIEFFPEEGITSTGITDEEGKYSLKYNDRVGAVVGRHSVQITPGMAAITNPDLESNQEAPPMKSPPKTIILPEKITVESGKNNIDLKLPGKK; encoded by the coding sequence ATGAGTCGTGTACAATCGATTGGCTTAATATTATTAGTCTTGAATCTAACTGGATGTGGTAATAGTGGTCCGGAGCTAGGAGTCGTAACAGGAGTTGTATTCGAAAACGGTTCTCCCATATCGGGTGCTATGATTGAATTCTTTCCTGAAGAAGGTATCACTTCAACTGGAATCACCGACGAAGAAGGTAAATATTCTCTTAAATACAATGACCGTGTCGGAGCCGTTGTAGGACGGCACTCGGTTCAGATTACGCCTGGGATGGCAGCAATCACAAACCCGGATTTAGAATCGAATCAAGAGGCTCCTCCGATGAAGTCTCCACCGAAGACCATTATTTTGCCAGAGAAAATTACAGTCGAATCTGGTAAAAATAATATTGATCTCAAACTGCCTGGAAAAAAATAA
- a CDS encoding DUF1559 domain-containing protein: MLSPRPGRSRGFTLIELLVVIAIIAVLIALLLPAVQQAREAARRSSCKNNLKQIGLAIHNYYDTHRVFPGNITETAGDQRNTSWITLILPFMDQAAAYNQMIFSGTDWSMQSGANLNWQVMEQLRVSILNCPSSPMPKTRSLTTNGATQGIGAPAAFSVQTADYAGVSGGYHRPNTTTVPPGGVWTGYGWDHKVGIIINMTSQTAAIRMANITDGTSNTIMVGEHSSYTVRDSDKAKVDARPSAWAGGPWAAGPATYAWLGWSANVTIPRYGINYNGPGYGHEIPYGGHNGFRSEHTGGAHILLGDGAVRFVSDSLDFNTLLALSQTEDGIPLGEF; this comes from the coding sequence ATGTTAAGTCCCCGACCAGGAAGATCACGCGGTTTCACGCTGATCGAGCTACTCGTTGTGATTGCAATTATTGCGGTTTTGATTGCCTTATTGTTACCTGCAGTACAGCAGGCACGCGAAGCGGCCCGCCGCTCGAGTTGTAAGAATAATCTGAAACAGATTGGGTTGGCGATCCACAATTACTATGACACACACCGGGTTTTCCCAGGTAACATTACCGAAACTGCAGGCGATCAGCGTAATACTTCATGGATTACCTTGATCCTCCCATTTATGGATCAGGCTGCCGCTTATAACCAAATGATATTCTCAGGAACTGACTGGTCGATGCAAAGTGGTGCCAATCTCAATTGGCAAGTCATGGAACAATTACGTGTGAGTATTCTCAATTGCCCTTCATCGCCTATGCCTAAAACACGATCACTGACAACAAACGGAGCAACTCAAGGAATTGGAGCACCAGCAGCATTTTCCGTTCAGACTGCAGACTATGCAGGTGTCTCTGGCGGATATCACCGACCGAATACTACAACTGTTCCACCTGGAGGAGTCTGGACGGGCTATGGGTGGGACCACAAAGTCGGAATTATTATCAATATGACATCCCAGACGGCAGCGATACGGATGGCGAATATTACAGACGGAACATCCAATACAATTATGGTAGGTGAGCACTCCAGCTACACAGTTCGAGACTCAGATAAAGCGAAAGTAGATGCACGTCCTTCCGCTTGGGCAGGTGGCCCCTGGGCGGCAGGCCCAGCAACTTATGCCTGGCTCGGATGGTCAGCAAACGTAACGATCCCCCGCTATGGAATTAACTATAATGGTCCAGGTTACGGTCATGAAATTCCTTATGGCGGACATAATGGTTTTCGTTCCGAGCATACAGGGGGAGCTCATATTCTACTTGGAGATGGCGCCGTTCGCTTTGTGAGTGACAGTCTCGATTTCAACACACTGCTTGCGTTGTCTCAAACTGAAGATGGTATTCCGCTGGGAGAATTTTAA
- a CDS encoding AraC family transcriptional regulator has translation MTAIGLFLERTSVRSHRVIKGVLQFADEHPDLRLCDYLFESDHVEDYEHATPPWLGRVDGVVASSSKIDYLVDWLKRGKVPIVMACGDLAASGVLSVFTDSQSIAEIAGNHIRSIGRSHVGFVGYQNSDGSLHRQNSLAQFCKEQGFSFRACEMEAYLPISHTKEAELIEPEPDLLKMLAKLPKPAVVVTLNDHYAIATLNAIQSLGFSVPEDIALIGVDDSESSRLFSTPITSVHPPSFQIGYESTRLLMRMIEGKRLARKTVLVPADRISVRESTVGQRRAPVTDIDRAKEYIRRHACEGIRVVDVADHVHIPLRTFQIEFKEQTGSPVTEEIRRVRFNRACELLQTTDFTLERIAHLIGMSHAASFSDFFRRTAGMTPNSYRDKHNQD, from the coding sequence ATGACCGCGATCGGACTTTTTCTTGAGCGTACCTCCGTACGATCACATCGTGTCATTAAAGGAGTATTACAGTTCGCCGACGAGCACCCTGATTTACGGCTTTGTGATTATCTTTTCGAGTCAGACCATGTTGAAGATTATGAACACGCGACTCCCCCCTGGCTTGGTCGTGTTGATGGAGTCGTTGCCAGTTCGAGCAAAATCGATTATCTCGTCGACTGGCTCAAGCGTGGTAAAGTTCCCATTGTAATGGCTTGTGGTGATCTGGCTGCCAGTGGGGTACTCAGTGTCTTTACCGATTCCCAGTCGATTGCTGAAATTGCTGGTAACCATATTCGTAGTATTGGACGCAGTCATGTTGGATTTGTGGGATACCAGAATTCAGATGGCTCGTTACATCGACAGAACTCATTAGCCCAGTTTTGTAAGGAACAGGGTTTTTCTTTTAGGGCTTGTGAAATGGAAGCCTATCTTCCTATTTCACATACGAAGGAAGCGGAATTGATTGAACCGGAACCTGATCTGCTGAAAATGCTGGCCAAGCTACCAAAGCCAGCTGTTGTGGTTACTCTGAATGACCACTATGCGATTGCGACTCTGAATGCGATTCAAAGTCTCGGATTTTCAGTTCCCGAAGATATTGCGTTAATTGGAGTGGACGATTCGGAATCGTCTCGCCTTTTTTCGACTCCGATTACCAGCGTTCATCCTCCAAGCTTTCAGATTGGGTATGAGTCTACACGTTTATTGATGCGGATGATTGAGGGTAAGCGTCTGGCACGAAAAACCGTTCTGGTTCCCGCCGACCGGATTTCTGTTCGCGAATCAACGGTTGGACAGCGGCGGGCTCCTGTGACCGATATTGACCGCGCCAAGGAGTACATTCGACGACATGCTTGCGAAGGAATTCGTGTCGTTGATGTTGCCGATCATGTTCATATTCCCTTGCGCACATTCCAAATTGAGTTCAAAGAACAGACGGGTAGCCCTGTCACTGAAGAGATCCGTCGCGTTCGCTTTAACCGTGCTTGTGAACTCCTGCAGACAACCGATTTCACTCTGGAACGAATAGCTCATCTCATTGGCATGAGCCATGCTGCCAGTTTTAGTGACTTCTTTAGACGTACAGCGGGAATGACTCCGAATTCTTATCGTGATAAGCACAATCAAGACTGA
- a CDS encoding TerC family protein: MFEWLASPEAWIALATLATLEIVLGIDNIIFISILVGRLPEKQRDLARTLGISLAMVARLILLFSISWVMGLTEPWFSVLEREFSGRDLILIGGGLFLLAKATHEIHNSLEGVSRHESNSPVAASFGGVLVQIGALDIIFSLDSVITAVGLSDHVSIMAIAIVLSVVVMLVAAKPIGDFVDKHPTIKILALSFLILVGVTLMVEGFDVHVPKGYIYFAMAFSVTVEMLNLRMRKNQAEPIHLHKQMGED, encoded by the coding sequence ATGTTTGAATGGTTGGCCAGCCCTGAGGCTTGGATTGCGTTAGCGACATTAGCAACATTAGAAATCGTTCTGGGCATCGATAACATTATTTTCATTTCGATCCTCGTCGGTCGGCTCCCTGAAAAACAACGTGACCTCGCCAGAACATTGGGTATCAGTCTGGCAATGGTGGCACGACTGATCCTGCTGTTTTCTATTTCGTGGGTGATGGGGCTAACCGAACCCTGGTTTTCAGTTCTAGAACGTGAATTCTCCGGTCGCGATTTGATCTTGATAGGCGGGGGTTTATTCCTGTTAGCTAAAGCAACACATGAAATCCATAACAGTCTGGAAGGTGTTTCTCGTCACGAATCAAACTCACCTGTTGCAGCAAGTTTTGGAGGAGTTCTGGTTCAGATTGGAGCGCTGGATATCATCTTCTCACTCGATTCTGTGATTACTGCCGTCGGTTTATCAGACCATGTTTCGATCATGGCGATTGCCATCGTGCTCTCAGTCGTAGTGATGCTTGTGGCTGCAAAACCAATTGGAGATTTTGTCGATAAACACCCCACGATTAAAATCCTGGCGCTCTCGTTTCTCATCCTGGTCGGTGTGACACTCATGGTAGAAGGTTTTGATGTCCACGTGCCTAAGGGCTACATCTATTTCGCTATGGCCTTCTCTGTTACTGTCGAAATGCTCAACCTACGGATGCGCAAAAACCAAGCCGAGCCGATTCATCTTCACAAACAAATGGGTGAAGATTAA
- a CDS encoding cytochrome P460 family protein, with product MKRLSIAAIMCFSLLGIWLALKPPEAASAQSGYRGGSSTREGSNSRRGFQKTRPFEDRFWNYLISQKYENWAPVPGKSDGFSKGESPHGAFLKMYLNRTAAGNPKQLPNGSILVKENYGPDQKTLMAVTVMYRSNGYNPNGGDWYWAKYNPDGTIARKGSVKLAGKVQGCIACHGESAEGNDFAFFNDGT from the coding sequence ATGAAACGATTGAGTATTGCGGCTATCATGTGTTTCTCCCTTTTGGGAATCTGGCTGGCTCTGAAACCACCAGAAGCAGCCTCTGCTCAAAGTGGGTACCGCGGGGGAAGTAGTACCAGAGAGGGAAGCAACTCGCGGAGAGGGTTTCAGAAGACCCGTCCCTTCGAAGACCGATTCTGGAACTATCTGATATCACAAAAATATGAAAACTGGGCTCCCGTTCCTGGAAAAAGCGATGGATTTTCGAAAGGGGAAAGCCCCCATGGCGCTTTCTTAAAAATGTATCTCAACCGAACAGCAGCGGGAAATCCAAAGCAACTTCCGAATGGTTCAATCCTGGTCAAAGAGAACTATGGTCCAGACCAGAAGACATTAATGGCTGTAACCGTGATGTACCGCTCCAATGGGTACAACCCCAATGGAGGAGACTGGTACTGGGCGAAATATAATCCTGATGGAACGATCGCCCGAAAAGGAAGTGTCAAGCTTGCGGGAAAAGTTCAAGGTTGCATCGCTTGCCACGGCGAGAGCGCGGAGGGGAATGACTTTGCCTTCTTCAATGATGGAACATAA
- a CDS encoding anti-sigma factor family protein: MLNCKQVTQLISKSFIQRLSIRERLSLWIHVGMCGTCRSFRRLQNKLHNTIRGKITESETDSENQLSETVRERMKAVVRSQLKDD; this comes from the coding sequence ATGTTGAACTGCAAACAGGTCACACAGTTAATCTCGAAGTCCTTCATACAGCGACTCTCGATCAGAGAGCGGTTGAGTCTCTGGATTCATGTGGGAATGTGTGGCACCTGCCGTTCGTTTCGTCGGCTACAGAATAAACTGCACAACACAATACGCGGCAAAATCACCGAGAGCGAAACCGACTCCGAGAATCAACTTTCAGAAACTGTGCGAGAGCGAATGAAGGCTGTTGTGAGGTCGCAATTGAAAGATGATTGA
- a CDS encoding DUF547 domain-containing protein, with protein MKTFSKEIIAVLVITVAIAIVMIVNSGNVAAASKVYVGQNVSSNAQVSMDQINHSSWDMLLKKYVDHNGYVNYKAWHASSADQKALTAYLNQLSKANPKQPARNNAKLAFWINAYNAVTVHGILREYPTSSIRNHTAKVIGYNIWKDLQLVVGGQAISLEGIEHQILRKMNEPRIHFAIVCASIGCPRLLNQAYTASEVEKQLDVNTKDFFSRPQNFRFDQQNKRFYLSSILSWFGTDFGANQAVQLKTIAPWLPDQTVQNAARQNSVRISFLDYNWKLNDQANLGRVAERR; from the coding sequence TTGAAAACGTTCAGTAAAGAAATCATTGCTGTTCTGGTCATTACTGTCGCAATTGCTATCGTGATGATCGTCAACAGTGGAAATGTGGCGGCGGCCTCGAAAGTTTATGTTGGCCAGAACGTCTCCTCCAATGCTCAAGTTTCAATGGACCAAATCAATCATTCCAGTTGGGACATGCTGCTTAAGAAATATGTCGATCACAATGGCTATGTGAACTACAAAGCCTGGCATGCGTCGTCCGCAGATCAGAAAGCTTTGACGGCTTATCTTAATCAACTGTCGAAAGCAAACCCCAAGCAACCTGCCAGAAATAATGCAAAACTTGCCTTCTGGATTAACGCTTATAATGCTGTCACAGTACATGGAATCTTACGAGAGTATCCCACATCGAGTATCAGAAACCATACTGCAAAAGTCATCGGTTATAACATCTGGAAGGACCTTCAACTTGTAGTAGGCGGACAGGCAATCTCTCTTGAAGGAATCGAACACCAGATACTCCGCAAAATGAACGAACCGCGTATTCACTTTGCGATCGTTTGCGCGTCAATTGGTTGCCCTCGTTTGTTAAATCAAGCCTACACCGCCAGTGAAGTAGAGAAACAACTTGACGTTAATACAAAAGACTTTTTCAGTCGACCACAAAACTTTCGCTTTGATCAGCAAAACAAACGGTTCTACCTGTCTTCGATTTTAAGTTGGTTCGGAACAGACTTTGGTGCCAATCAAGCGGTTCAATTGAAAACAATCGCTCCCTGGCTACCCGATCAAACGGTGCAGAATGCTGCGAGGCAAAACTCCGTTCGTATTTCATTTCTGGACTACAACTGGAAGTTGAACGATCAAGCAAATCTAGGACGAGTTGCCGAACGTCGTTGA
- a CDS encoding sigma-70 family RNA polymerase sigma factor, which yields MINCEQKLDPSEWVDAYSDYLYRYAFSRLRDVSAAEESLQETFLAGIKHQSQFQGLGSQRAWLLGILKRKIVDYIRSRSRLKQVSDHGGEAELENQLFDESGFWRQGAKRWAVEPGRQLESEELWQVVRECLSHIPEPQADAFVLSVMEGMSTEEICAELNITQSNLWVRLHRARLHLAHCVSSHWQADEKA from the coding sequence GTGATAAACTGCGAACAGAAACTCGATCCATCAGAGTGGGTCGATGCCTACAGCGATTACCTCTATCGGTATGCATTCTCTCGTTTAAGAGATGTAAGTGCAGCTGAGGAAAGTTTGCAGGAAACATTTCTTGCGGGTATTAAACATCAGAGTCAGTTTCAGGGTTTAGGTTCTCAACGCGCCTGGTTACTAGGCATCCTCAAACGCAAGATTGTGGATTATATTCGTTCCCGTTCTCGCTTGAAGCAGGTGTCTGATCATGGTGGTGAAGCAGAACTCGAAAATCAGTTATTCGATGAGTCGGGTTTCTGGCGTCAGGGAGCTAAGAGATGGGCAGTCGAACCAGGACGACAGTTAGAGAGCGAGGAATTATGGCAGGTAGTACGCGAATGTCTTTCACACATACCTGAACCTCAGGCGGATGCCTTTGTGTTGAGTGTGATGGAAGGAATGAGTACCGAAGAGATCTGTGCTGAGCTAAACATCACACAGTCAAACCTCTGGGTGCGGCTCCATAGAGCTCGTTTACACCTTGCTCATTGTGTCAGTTCCCACTGGCAAGCAGATGAAAAGGCCTGA